The following proteins come from a genomic window of Nocardiopsis sp. YSL2:
- a CDS encoding PucR family transcriptional regulator, whose translation MPPTLGALLRTPNLRLSLLTGHERLDQRVEWVAVSELTDPTPYLAGGELVLTTGVRWADAVPDAREYVRRLAERHVAGLGFGVGVVLEATPEPLRAAAAEFGLALVEVARETPFIAVGKEVSRLLAKEEYEGLTRAFTAQRALTRAALSGASAIVDRLARELDGWVLLLASDGTVRHAAPARAAEASGVVAAELARLRGAGPRASVSLTVDGTYVSAQPLSAGRRVRGFIAVGTERRLGSDDRTLVNAAVSLLSLELERTAPGQGAAWGEGVLAALVTGALDPRAPGAAGLRRLLPPEPVVVALAAGLGGSGPAEGVLATEHDGRGLLLAPAVTPDEVLGEALEGPVGVSDAAGYGDLAPALSQAGRALAAAEEGGGGLVRVGDLPGGLLGLVDTPAGARMADDLLAPLTGQRASVELLASLRAYLAASGRWDTAAEALGVHRHTLRYRMRRIRDLLPGDLDDPDYRVELWIALRVRG comes from the coding sequence ATGCCCCCGACCCTGGGCGCCCTGCTGCGCACCCCCAACCTGCGGCTGTCCCTGCTGACCGGGCACGAACGGCTGGACCAGAGGGTGGAGTGGGTGGCCGTCAGCGAGCTGACCGACCCCACGCCCTACCTCGCGGGCGGAGAACTCGTCCTCACCACCGGCGTGCGCTGGGCCGACGCCGTCCCCGACGCGCGCGAGTACGTCCGCCGCCTGGCCGAGCGCCATGTGGCCGGGCTCGGCTTCGGCGTCGGCGTGGTGCTGGAGGCCACCCCCGAACCATTGCGCGCTGCCGCGGCCGAGTTCGGTCTGGCCCTGGTCGAGGTGGCCCGCGAGACCCCGTTCATCGCGGTCGGCAAGGAGGTCTCGCGGCTTCTGGCCAAGGAGGAGTACGAGGGCCTGACCAGGGCCTTCACCGCGCAGCGGGCGCTGACGCGCGCCGCGCTGTCGGGGGCTTCGGCGATCGTGGACCGCCTGGCGCGCGAACTCGACGGCTGGGTGCTGCTCCTGGCCTCCGACGGCACCGTCCGCCACGCCGCGCCCGCACGGGCGGCCGAGGCCTCCGGCGTCGTGGCCGCGGAATTGGCCCGCCTGCGCGGAGCCGGACCCCGCGCCAGCGTGTCGCTGACCGTGGACGGCACCTACGTCTCGGCCCAGCCCCTGTCCGCCGGACGCCGGGTGCGGGGCTTCATCGCGGTCGGGACCGAGCGCCGGCTCGGCTCCGACGACCGCACCCTGGTGAACGCGGCCGTGTCCCTGCTGTCCCTGGAACTGGAGCGCACCGCGCCGGGCCAGGGCGCCGCGTGGGGCGAGGGCGTCCTGGCGGCACTGGTCACCGGGGCACTGGACCCCCGCGCGCCCGGCGCTGCGGGCCTGCGCCGACTGCTCCCTCCCGAACCCGTCGTGGTGGCGCTGGCCGCCGGTCTCGGTGGCTCCGGTCCGGCCGAGGGGGTGCTCGCCACCGAACACGACGGCCGAGGGCTGCTGCTGGCGCCCGCCGTCACCCCGGACGAAGTGCTGGGGGAGGCCCTGGAGGGGCCGGTCGGGGTGAGCGACGCGGCGGGCTACGGCGACCTGGCCCCCGCCCTGTCCCAGGCCGGGCGCGCCCTGGCCGCGGCCGAGGAGGGCGGCGGCGGGCTGGTGCGGGTGGGGGACCTGCCGGGCGGGCTGCTCGGGCTGGTGGACACCCCGGCGGGCGCCCGGATGGCCGACGACCTGCTCGCGCCGCTGACCGGACAGCGCGCCTCCGTCGAACTGCTCGCCTCCCTGCGCGCCTACCTCGCCGCCTCCGGCCGCTGGGACACCGCGGCCGAGGCGCTGGGGGTCCACCGCCACACCCTGCGCTACCGGATGCGGCGCATCCGCGACCTGCTGCCGGGCGACCTCGACGACCCCGACTACCGGGTCGAACTCTGGATCGCCCTGCGCGTGCGCGGTTGA
- the gabT gene encoding 4-aminobutyrate--2-oxoglutarate transaminase, whose product MATTEVVQSRRIVTEIPGPKSRAIQERRASAVAQGVGSVLPVYVERAGGGIVEDVDGNALIDFGSGIAVTNVGNADPRVVERAAEQMGRFTHTCFMVNPYEAYVDVCEALNRVTPGDHEKRSILLNSGAEAVENAVKIARSATGRQAVVVFDHAYHGRTNLTMGLTAKNMPYKQGFGPFAGEIYRVPMAYPYRWATGPENCGPEAAAQAIDQITKQIGPENVAAVVIEPIQGEGGFIEPGAGFLPAVADFCRANGIVFVADEVQTGFARTGDMFACDHEGIVPDLITTAKGIAGGLPLAAVTGRAELMDAVHGGGLGGTYGGNPAACAAALAALDAIESDGLVGRAREIGELMLGRLRELAAEYDVIGDVRGRGAMVAIELVKGGDKTPNPEALAKILSYCHSQGLVLLSAGTYGNVVRMLPPLVIGDDLLHEGLDILAEGFSGAF is encoded by the coding sequence ATGGCCACGACCGAGGTCGTCCAGTCCCGTCGGATCGTCACGGAGATCCCCGGCCCGAAGAGCCGCGCCATCCAGGAGCGCCGCGCGTCCGCCGTCGCCCAGGGCGTGGGCAGCGTCCTGCCGGTCTACGTCGAGCGCGCCGGCGGCGGCATCGTCGAGGACGTCGACGGCAACGCCCTCATCGACTTCGGTTCCGGCATCGCGGTGACCAACGTCGGCAACGCCGACCCCCGGGTCGTGGAGCGGGCCGCCGAGCAGATGGGCCGCTTCACGCACACCTGCTTCATGGTCAACCCCTACGAGGCCTACGTGGACGTGTGCGAGGCCCTGAACCGGGTGACGCCGGGCGACCACGAGAAGCGGTCGATCCTGCTCAACTCGGGTGCGGAGGCCGTGGAGAACGCGGTCAAGATCGCCCGCAGCGCCACGGGGCGCCAGGCCGTCGTGGTCTTCGACCACGCCTACCACGGCCGCACCAACCTCACCATGGGCCTGACCGCGAAGAACATGCCCTACAAGCAGGGCTTCGGTCCGTTCGCCGGGGAGATCTACCGGGTGCCGATGGCCTATCCCTACCGCTGGGCGACCGGCCCGGAGAACTGCGGGCCCGAGGCCGCGGCCCAGGCCATCGACCAGATCACCAAGCAGATCGGCCCCGAGAACGTCGCCGCCGTGGTGATCGAGCCGATCCAGGGCGAGGGCGGCTTCATCGAGCCCGGCGCCGGGTTCCTGCCCGCCGTCGCCGACTTCTGCCGCGCGAACGGCATCGTGTTCGTCGCCGACGAGGTGCAGACCGGCTTCGCGCGCACCGGCGACATGTTCGCCTGCGACCACGAGGGCATCGTCCCGGACCTGATCACCACGGCCAAGGGCATCGCCGGGGGCCTGCCGCTGGCCGCGGTGACCGGCCGCGCCGAACTGATGGACGCCGTGCACGGCGGCGGCCTCGGCGGTACCTACGGAGGCAACCCCGCGGCCTGCGCGGCCGCATTGGCCGCGCTGGATGCCATCGAGTCCGACGGCCTGGTCGGCCGCGCCCGGGAGATCGGCGAGCTGATGCTGGGCCGCCTGCGCGAGCTCGCCGCCGAGTACGACGTCATCGGCGACGTGCGCGGCCGCGGCGCGATGGTCGCGATCGAGCTGGTCAAGGGCGGGGACAAGACACCGAACCCCGAGGCGCTGGCGAAGATCCTGTCCTACTGCCACTCCCAGGGCCTGGTGCTGCTCAGCGCGGGCACCTACGGCAACGTCGTGCGCATGCTGCCGCCGCTGGTGATCGGCGACGACCTCCTGCACGAGGGCCTGGACATCCTCGCCGAGGGGTTTTCGGGCGCCTTCTAG
- a CDS encoding DoxX family protein: protein MPLAVTVLSVVLAVAFGATGAAKALGSRALLDRVAYLPVGAGVLRAAGLVEVVCAAGLVAGVWLRPLGLAAAAVLAAQSALAVTVHVWAQRGRGALVAAALRIPAAYTGGLVVVLAALWVRT from the coding sequence ATGCCCCTGGCCGTGACCGTTCTGTCGGTGGTGCTGGCCGTCGCCTTCGGTGCCACCGGCGCCGCGAAGGCACTCGGTTCCCGGGCGCTGCTGGACCGGGTCGCCTACCTGCCGGTCGGCGCGGGCGTCCTGCGCGCGGCGGGGCTGGTGGAGGTGGTGTGCGCCGCGGGCCTGGTCGCGGGCGTGTGGCTGCGGCCGCTCGGTCTGGCCGCCGCGGCGGTGCTGGCCGCGCAGTCGGCGCTCGCGGTGACCGTCCACGTGTGGGCCCAGCGGGGCCGCGGAGCCCTGGTCGCGGCCGCGCTCAGGATCCCGGCCGCCTACACGGGCGGGCTCGTCGTCGTGCTGGCCGCCCTGTGGGTGCGGACGTGA
- a CDS encoding aromatic-ring-hydroxylating dioxygenase subunit beta → MTATPTTTISTQSFRPRPPEAGPVERPRPVDPAEQHEIEQFLYFEAQLLDEARYSDWLDLLAAEVSYRMPSRGNRLHRDLTTEAGGPGDLGHYDEDLASLRLRAARVQQTVAWSDNPPPRVVRAVTNVQATRLPDRGEGAFAVRSVVNAYRNRLADDIDHFTGFRADVLRRGPGGLVLAERTVYLADSVILAKNASLFL, encoded by the coding sequence ATGACGGCCACCCCGACCACCACGATCTCCACGCAGTCCTTCCGGCCCCGGCCGCCCGAGGCGGGTCCCGTGGAACGGCCACGCCCCGTGGACCCCGCCGAGCAGCACGAGATCGAGCAGTTCCTGTACTTCGAGGCCCAGCTCCTCGACGAGGCGCGCTACTCCGACTGGCTGGACCTGCTCGCCGCGGAGGTCTCCTACCGGATGCCCTCCCGGGGCAACCGGCTGCACCGCGACCTGACCACGGAGGCGGGCGGCCCCGGCGACCTCGGGCACTACGACGAGGACCTGGCCTCCCTGCGCCTGCGCGCCGCGCGCGTGCAGCAGACGGTCGCCTGGTCGGACAACCCGCCGCCCAGGGTCGTGCGCGCGGTGACCAACGTCCAGGCCACGCGGCTGCCCGACCGGGGCGAGGGCGCCTTCGCGGTCCGCAGCGTCGTGAACGCCTACCGCAACCGGCTCGCCGACGACATCGACCACTTCACGGGATTCCGGGCCGACGTGCTGCGGCGGGGCCCCGGAGGGCTGGTGCTGGCCGAGCGCACCGTCTACCTGGCCGACAGCGTGATCCTGGCCAAGAACGCGTCGCTGTTCCTGTGA
- a CDS encoding aromatic ring-hydroxylating dioxygenase subunit alpha, whose amino-acid sequence MTTAPPEGRSAVPRDLIDLDLGTLNREVFESGPLLRTELATVFTRSWLFLGHESRLRRPGDFTTAVMGQDHVIVTRSRDGRIRAFLNVCRHRGMRVCRADSGSATRFTCSYHGWSYDGTGALVEVPNHDDGYEGRLPLDRWGLVPVTRVESYRGFVFGCWDEDAAPLAEYLDGYRGVLDWATDGLDEPELVGPIKWRLQGNWKLAAEQFANDTYHPQTAHLSATSLLGVNMPTEGRELGSRYGHGWTIILPEDPNYAAFTFGRDPDSAEPGHQALIHGTVFPNFSMLGDRVLRVWHPRSVDDMEIWSWVLVDASWSPEQRRQAMRMATLTFSSTGIVETDDSENWSEIQAVGGGHVTGRTALNYQMGLGSTTTGDPAVPGFTGEVGHILNDVGARAFYRRWLELMEGPAPTLPQTAPAPMPAPHGH is encoded by the coding sequence ATGACCACCGCACCTCCCGAAGGCCGGTCGGCCGTCCCCCGGGACCTCATCGACCTCGACCTCGGAACGCTGAACCGCGAGGTCTTCGAGTCCGGGCCCCTCCTGCGCACGGAGCTGGCCACCGTCTTCACCCGCAGCTGGCTGTTCCTGGGCCACGAGTCCCGGCTGCGCCGCCCCGGCGACTTCACCACCGCGGTCATGGGCCAGGACCACGTCATCGTGACCAGGAGCAGGGACGGCCGCATCCGTGCCTTCCTCAACGTCTGCCGCCACCGCGGGATGCGCGTGTGCCGGGCCGACTCCGGGTCGGCCACCCGGTTCACCTGCTCCTACCACGGCTGGTCCTACGACGGCACGGGCGCGCTGGTCGAGGTGCCCAACCACGACGACGGCTACGAGGGACGCCTGCCCCTGGACCGCTGGGGCCTGGTCCCGGTCACCCGGGTCGAGTCCTACCGCGGATTCGTCTTCGGCTGCTGGGACGAGGACGCGGCCCCGCTGGCCGAGTACCTCGACGGCTACCGGGGCGTCCTGGACTGGGCCACGGACGGACTCGACGAGCCCGAGCTGGTCGGCCCGATCAAGTGGCGCCTCCAGGGCAACTGGAAACTCGCCGCCGAGCAGTTCGCCAACGACACCTACCACCCGCAGACCGCGCACCTGTCCGCGACGTCCCTGCTCGGCGTCAACATGCCGACCGAGGGCCGCGAACTCGGCAGCCGCTACGGCCACGGCTGGACGATCATCCTCCCGGAGGACCCCAACTACGCGGCCTTCACCTTCGGCCGCGATCCCGACTCGGCGGAGCCCGGGCACCAGGCGCTCATCCACGGCACCGTCTTCCCCAACTTCTCGATGCTCGGCGACCGCGTCCTGCGCGTGTGGCACCCCCGCTCGGTGGACGACATGGAGATCTGGTCCTGGGTGCTGGTCGACGCGAGCTGGTCGCCCGAGCAGCGCCGGCAGGCGATGCGGATGGCCACCCTCACCTTCTCCAGCACCGGCATCGTCGAGACCGACGACAGCGAGAACTGGTCCGAGATCCAGGCGGTCGGCGGCGGCCACGTCACCGGCCGGACCGCGCTCAACTACCAGATGGGGCTGGGGTCCACGACCACGGGAGACCCGGCCGTCCCCGGGTTCACCGGCGAGGTCGGCCACATCCTCAACGACGTCGGCGCGCGGGCCTTCTACCGCCGCTGGCTCGAACTCATGGAGGGCCCCGCGCCGACGCTGCCCCAGACCGCGCCCGCCCCCATGCCCGCCCCGCACGGGCACTGA
- a CDS encoding non-heme iron oxygenase ferredoxin subunit produces MTDREPTWLPAGSRADLAAEGALLVSGPRGAIAVFDTPDGPRALSDTCTHGQASLCEGWVEDGTVECPAHLALFSLTTGQALSGPATEPATTYRVEVRGDTVGVLLDATEPATGSAG; encoded by the coding sequence ATGACCGACCGCGAACCGACCTGGCTGCCCGCCGGGTCCAGAGCCGACCTGGCCGCCGAGGGAGCCCTCCTGGTGTCGGGGCCGCGCGGGGCGATCGCCGTCTTCGACACCCCCGACGGGCCGCGCGCCCTCAGCGACACCTGCACGCACGGCCAGGCCTCGCTCTGCGAGGGCTGGGTCGAGGACGGCACCGTCGAGTGCCCCGCCCACCTGGCCCTGTTCTCCCTGACCACCGGCCAGGCCCTCTCCGGGCCCGCGACCGAACCCGCCACCACCTACCGGGTCGAGGTGCGCGGCGACACGGTCGGCGTCCTCCTCGACGCCACCGAGCCGGCCACGGGAAGCGCCGGCTGA
- a CDS encoding TetR/AcrR family transcriptional regulator, producing the protein MATSRQQAAEERRRHIREVALQLFARYGFAATTTKLIAKEAGVAEGLLFHYFRNKVELLRDIADSPELDRAAVTGTLHACDPASPGEGVRAFGTALLSHLRERADLMAVLAAEGQLDGELNGLFWQVVEEFRAELAQWLARAAGAEAPVAAAASAVTSSLSFFFLEHRRDDDEQWDRLAEQHVLGLAALVVHGIAPYTGPEE; encoded by the coding sequence ATGGCGACGAGCCGACAGCAGGCGGCCGAGGAGCGGCGCCGCCACATCCGCGAGGTCGCGCTGCAGCTGTTCGCGCGGTACGGGTTCGCGGCGACGACCACCAAGCTCATCGCGAAGGAGGCCGGGGTGGCCGAGGGGCTGCTCTTCCACTACTTCAGGAACAAGGTGGAGCTGCTCCGCGACATCGCCGACTCCCCGGAGCTGGACCGCGCCGCCGTCACCGGCACACTGCACGCCTGCGACCCCGCGTCGCCCGGCGAGGGCGTGCGCGCCTTCGGCACGGCACTGCTGTCCCACCTGCGTGAACGCGCCGACCTCATGGCGGTCCTGGCCGCCGAGGGCCAGCTCGACGGCGAGCTGAACGGTCTGTTCTGGCAGGTGGTCGAGGAGTTCCGCGCGGAGCTGGCCCAGTGGCTCGCCCGTGCCGCCGGGGCCGAGGCCCCCGTGGCGGCCGCCGCCTCGGCCGTGACCTCGTCCCTGTCGTTCTTCTTCCTCGAACACCGCCGCGACGACGACGAGCAGTGGGACCGCCTGGCCGAACAGCACGTGCTCGGCCTGGCCGCACTCGTCGTCCACGGCATCGCCCCCTACACCGGACCGGAGGAGTGA
- a CDS encoding NAD(P)/FAD-dependent oxidoreductase — MRTTGDVVVVGGGMAAGHLVASMHRRGLAHRLTVLGAEPHPPYERPPLTKDELAGAAGTEPARTEADLARRLSMHSPAWLAEQGVAVRVGARVSGVDRVRRTVTVDGGDTVSYRHLVLATGSRPVVPPPWAERPGLVHTVHTAADGARLGPLLREGVRLVVVGGGFVGLEVAAAARGRGCTATVVEAGPRVLGRVCTPVTSAAVARLHEEHGVRVITGTRCVEVVPGEGGAARVVRLADGTALTADLVVVGLGVRPETALASDAGLEEDPGTGGIAVDAALRATRDPSVSAVGDVAAFPRAGYGGRLRLESVDHACASAENVAARLAGEDPGPYAGQGWVPLFWSDQYRHTLRIAGLSTGYDTTDVGGAPGEGPFTVRCLAGDRLLAVESLDLPRDHSAARRELRAAPVH, encoded by the coding sequence ATGCGGACCACAGGCGATGTCGTGGTGGTCGGCGGCGGAATGGCCGCGGGCCACCTGGTGGCGTCGATGCACCGGCGGGGCCTGGCCCACCGGCTGACGGTGCTCGGAGCCGAGCCCCACCCGCCGTACGAGCGCCCGCCGCTCACCAAGGACGAACTCGCCGGCGCGGCGGGGACGGAACCGGCCCGTACCGAGGCGGACCTGGCACGGCGGCTGTCGATGCACTCACCCGCGTGGCTCGCCGAACAGGGCGTGGCGGTCCGCGTCGGCGCACGGGTGAGCGGCGTCGACCGCGTCCGGCGGACGGTGACGGTGGACGGCGGCGACACGGTCTCCTACCGGCACCTGGTGCTGGCGACCGGCTCGCGCCCGGTGGTCCCCCCGCCGTGGGCGGAACGGCCGGGCCTCGTGCACACCGTCCACACGGCGGCCGACGGCGCGCGTCTGGGCCCCCTGCTGCGCGAGGGGGTCCGGCTGGTCGTGGTGGGCGGCGGCTTCGTCGGGCTGGAGGTCGCCGCGGCCGCACGGGGACGCGGCTGCACGGCCACGGTGGTCGAGGCCGGCCCCCGGGTCCTGGGCCGGGTGTGCACGCCCGTGACGTCGGCGGCGGTCGCACGCCTGCACGAGGAGCACGGAGTGCGCGTCATCACCGGCACCAGGTGCGTCGAGGTGGTACCCGGGGAAGGGGGCGCCGCGCGCGTGGTCCGCCTGGCCGACGGCACCGCGCTGACGGCGGACCTGGTGGTCGTCGGGCTCGGGGTCCGCCCCGAGACCGCACTCGCGTCGGACGCCGGGCTGGAGGAGGACCCCGGGACGGGCGGGATCGCAGTGGACGCGGCACTGCGCGCGACGCGCGACCCGTCGGTCAGCGCGGTCGGCGACGTGGCCGCGTTCCCCCGCGCGGGGTACGGCGGGCGCCTGCGCCTGGAGTCGGTCGACCACGCCTGCGCCTCGGCCGAGAACGTCGCGGCGCGCCTGGCGGGCGAGGACCCGGGCCCCTACGCCGGGCAGGGCTGGGTGCCCCTGTTCTGGTCCGACCAGTACCGGCACACGCTGCGGATCGCCGGCCTCTCGACGGGCTATGACACGACCGACGTCGGCGGCGCCCCCGGCGAGGGCCCGTTCACCGTGCGCTGCCTGGCCGGTGACCGCCTGCTGGCGGTGGAGAGCCTGGACCTCCCCCGCGACCACTCGGCCGCGCGCCGCGAACTGCGGGCCGCACCCGTGCACTGA
- a CDS encoding EamA family transporter has protein sequence MPIRHRLLAVSVALMWGLNFIAIDASLAHFPPFFLVALRFALIAVPTVLFVPWPKVPVRWLVGYGLGFGTLQFMFLYWGMATGMPAGLASLVLQASAPFTVLLGATFLRERVSGRQLVGIVVAVCGMALVGWQRAENATVVPFLLTLAGAFGWAIGNTCNRLAKPTDPLRLTLWMSVVPPLPMLALALVVEGPARIGASLTSFADPGALAAVAGLAYTVVVGTVLGSGVWTWLMSRHPAGVVAPFSMLVPVVGMTAAWVVLRETVSPGELIGGVLVVGGVLLGSTRRRAPRAPRGGPVPEAAVRGNGAAAPESEGGRLRPRAGRVGSGRGEAPARGVA, from the coding sequence ATGCCGATCCGCCACCGTTTGCTCGCCGTGTCCGTCGCACTCATGTGGGGCCTCAACTTCATCGCCATCGACGCCTCGCTCGCGCACTTCCCCCCGTTCTTCCTGGTGGCCCTGCGCTTCGCGCTGATCGCCGTCCCGACGGTGCTGTTCGTGCCGTGGCCGAAGGTGCCGGTGCGCTGGCTGGTCGGGTACGGGCTCGGCTTCGGCACGCTGCAGTTCATGTTCCTGTACTGGGGCATGGCCACCGGGATGCCCGCGGGCCTGGCGTCGCTGGTCCTGCAGGCCTCGGCACCCTTCACCGTGCTGCTCGGCGCGACGTTCCTGCGCGAACGCGTCAGCGGCCGACAGCTGGTCGGCATCGTGGTGGCCGTGTGCGGAATGGCCCTGGTGGGCTGGCAGCGCGCGGAGAACGCCACGGTCGTCCCGTTCCTGCTGACCCTGGCGGGGGCGTTCGGATGGGCGATCGGCAACACCTGCAACCGGCTGGCGAAGCCGACCGACCCGCTGCGCCTGACCCTGTGGATGTCCGTGGTCCCGCCGCTGCCGATGCTCGCCCTGGCGCTCGTGGTCGAGGGGCCCGCGCGGATCGGGGCGTCGCTGACCTCGTTCGCGGACCCCGGCGCGCTCGCCGCCGTGGCCGGCCTGGCCTACACCGTGGTGGTCGGCACCGTGCTCGGATCCGGGGTGTGGACGTGGCTGATGTCGCGCCACCCGGCGGGCGTGGTGGCACCGTTCTCGATGCTGGTCCCCGTGGTCGGGATGACCGCGGCGTGGGTGGTCCTGCGCGAGACCGTGAGCCCGGGCGAGCTGATCGGCGGCGTCCTGGTCGTCGGCGGGGTGCTGCTGGGCAGCACCCGGCGGCGGGCGCCACGGGCTCCGCGGGGCGGCCCGGTGCCGGAGGCCGCGGTCCGCGGGAACGGCGCGGCCGCCCCGGAGAGCGAAGGCGGGCGCCTCCGGCCCCGGGCCGGCCGTGTGGGCTCGGGCCGCGGCGAAGCGCCGGCCCGAGGCGTCGCCTAG
- a CDS encoding LysR family transcriptional regulator, which translates to MDIRHLELLRELAERGSVTAVAQATYRTPSAVSQQLKTAQREFGAELVEPSGRGLRLTEAGRVLADGGATVATAVERARARWDAFRGEPTGTVAVAALPSAATFLFPEVLRELADTAITLRCADVDLAEVEFADLAADHDIVVAHSLTSVRPAGAEGLTVLPLAREPLDIAMAADHPLAERASVSPEDLVDCEWIGVPEGYPFDTVLRMIEQVTGRELRVVQRLVDNRLIEALVASGGQVAVLPRFTTPTTAPAGGGMVLRALTGLPSARHVSAVLRPDKAERLAVQRVLRSFERVGAQVQDRFRHHG; encoded by the coding sequence ATGGACATCCGACATCTGGAGCTGTTGCGCGAACTCGCCGAGCGCGGCAGCGTCACCGCGGTGGCGCAGGCGACCTACCGGACCCCCTCGGCGGTCTCCCAGCAGCTCAAGACGGCCCAGCGGGAGTTCGGGGCGGAGCTGGTCGAGCCGTCCGGCCGGGGCCTGCGGCTGACCGAGGCCGGACGCGTCCTCGCCGACGGCGGCGCGACCGTCGCCACGGCCGTCGAACGGGCACGGGCGCGCTGGGACGCCTTCCGCGGCGAACCGACCGGCACGGTCGCCGTCGCCGCGCTGCCGAGCGCGGCGACGTTCCTCTTCCCCGAGGTACTGCGCGAACTCGCCGACACCGCCATCACGCTCCGCTGCGCCGACGTCGACCTCGCCGAGGTCGAGTTCGCCGACCTGGCCGCGGACCACGACATCGTCGTCGCGCACAGCCTCACGAGTGTCCGGCCGGCGGGCGCCGAGGGGCTGACCGTCCTGCCGCTGGCGCGCGAACCCCTGGACATCGCCATGGCCGCGGACCACCCGCTCGCCGAGCGCGCCTCGGTCAGTCCCGAGGACCTGGTGGACTGCGAGTGGATCGGAGTGCCCGAGGGCTACCCCTTCGACACCGTCCTGCGGATGATCGAGCAGGTGACCGGCCGGGAGTTGCGGGTCGTCCAGCGGCTGGTGGACAACCGGCTGATCGAGGCGCTGGTGGCCTCGGGCGGCCAGGTCGCCGTCCTGCCGCGCTTCACCACGCCGACCACCGCACCGGCCGGCGGGGGCATGGTGCTGCGCGCGCTCACCGGACTGCCGTCCGCCCGGCACGTGTCCGCCGTCCTGCGGCCGGACAAGGCCGAGCGGCTGGCCGTCCAGCGGGTCCTGCGCTCCTTCGAGCGGGTGGGCGCGCAGGTACAGGACCGCTTCCGGCACCACGGGTGA
- a CDS encoding Lrp/AsnC family transcriptional regulator, producing MSEQSDPGHPRRNNGVVLDDTAKRIIEVLQEDGRRSYAAIGKTVGLSEAAVRQRVQRLLEAGVVQVVGVTDPMMLGFSRQAMIGVRTNGDLNVAADAISDIAGVEYVVITAGSFDLLVEVVAEDDPKLLDILAAIRSVDSVDTTETFLYLKLRKQTYAWGTR from the coding sequence GTGAGTGAGCAGTCGGATCCGGGTCACCCCCGGCGCAACAACGGCGTCGTGCTCGACGACACGGCCAAACGCATCATCGAGGTGCTCCAGGAGGACGGTCGCCGGTCCTACGCCGCCATCGGCAAGACCGTCGGGCTGTCCGAGGCGGCCGTGCGCCAGCGCGTCCAGCGGCTGCTGGAGGCGGGCGTCGTCCAGGTGGTGGGCGTCACCGACCCCATGATGTTGGGATTCAGCCGCCAGGCCATGATCGGCGTGCGCACCAACGGCGACCTCAACGTCGCCGCCGACGCCATCTCCGACATCGCGGGCGTGGAGTACGTCGTCATCACCGCGGGCTCCTTCGACCTCCTGGTCGAGGTGGTGGCCGAGGACGACCCCAAGCTGCTGGACATCCTGGCCGCCATCCGGTCGGTGGACTCGGTGGACACCACCGAGACCTTCCTCTACCTCAAGCTGCGCAAGCAGACCTACGCCTGGGGTACGCGCTGA